In Denticeps clupeoides chromosome 1, fDenClu1.1, whole genome shotgun sequence, a single window of DNA contains:
- the LOC114798202 gene encoding LIM/homeobox protein Lhx6-like: MTSVFCEPHERRSSPPSSAPTRNTCTSCGAEISDRYLLQVNNLYWHVKCLKCSVCRTPLRQHSSCYVKNAAVFCKTDYISTFGTKCSRCGHQIVAGDWVRRARTNTYHLSCFSCSSCQRQLSTGEQFGLLRDRVLCRTHYGAVLESLGRAAESGRQVAIEAVLPPENRPKAIKRARTSFTADQLQVMQTQFTRDNNPDGPTLQRLADLTGLSRRVIQVWFQNCRARHKKHPGLQYA, encoded by the exons ATGACG TCCGTGTTCTGCGAACCCCACGAGCGCCGCTCCAGCCCCCCATCATCTGCTCCCACTCGGAACACGTGCACGAGCTGCGGGGCGGAGATCAGCGACAGGTACCTGCTGCAG GTGAATAATCTCTACTGGCACGTCAAGTGTCTGAAATGCTCCGTCTGCAGAACCCCGCTGCGCCAACACAGCAGCTGCTACGTGAAAAACGCCGCCGTCTTCTGTAAAACGGATTATATCAG CACTTTCGGCACAAAATGCTCCCGCTGCGGCCACCAGATCGTCGCCGGCGACTGGGTGCGACGCGCCCGGACCAACACCTACCACCTGtcctgcttctcctgctcctcctgccAGCGGCAGCTGTCCACGGGCGAGCAGTTCGGCCTCCTGCGGGACAGGGTGCTGTGCCGCACCCACTACGGCGCCGTGCTGGAGAGCCTGGGACGCGCGGCGGAGAGCG GACGCCAGGTCGCGATCGAAGCCGTTTTGCCCCCCGAAAACCGTCCCAAGGCAATAAAACGAGCACGGACGTCTTTTACAGCAGATCAGctgcag GTGATGCAGACCCAGTTCACCCGGGACAACAACCCTGATGGTCCGACACTGCAGAGGCTCGCGGATTTGACCGGCCTGAGTCGACGTGTTATCCAG GTCTGGTTTCAAAACTGCAGAGCAAGACACAAAAAGCACCCGGGCCTACAGTACGCC
- the LOC114798441 gene encoding NADH dehydrogenase [ubiquinone] 1 alpha subcomplex assembly factor 2-like: protein MSRIASLLRRTFGLVREHVGTDHVGNKYYFIPEQKNWTGRVVRAKRMVVAANPSELDYREGSIPSEWDAWIRGRRKQPPTEQEILNNVQYREQIKVKALEVEDKDRALQGKEYEDGLVARPALAHVRGHAAATQFGRPETSEDPVSAGNTFQPGTWAPPGEKK from the exons ATGAGTCGAATCGCGTCTCTGCTCAGGAGAACGTTTGGCCTGGTGCGAGAACACGTTGGCACGGATCATGTGGGGAATAAATATTACTTTATACCCGAGCAAAAGAACTGGACAG GCCGGGTCGTAAGAGCCAAGAGGATGGTGGTGGCCGCGAACCCCTCCGAGTTGGACTACAGGGAAGGCAGCATACCTTCAGAGTGGGACG ccTGGATCCGTGGTCGACGGAAGCAGCCACCCACGGAACAG GAAATCCTGAACAACGTGCAGTACAGAGAACAGATTAAGGTTAAAGCACTTGAGGTGGAGGACAAGGATCGGGCCCTCCAAGGCAAGGAGTACGAAGATGGCCTTGTGGCGCGGCCGGCACTGGCGCATGTCAGGGGTCACGCAGCTGCCACCCAGTTTGGGCGGCCGGAGACCAGCGAGGACCCCGTGAGTGCCGGGAACACTTTTCAGCCTGGCACGTGGGCACCACCAGGAGAAAAGAAGTAG
- the LOC114798419 gene encoding small integral membrane protein 15, translating to MIDFRAWAEYVVEWAAKDPYGFLTTVILALTPLFIASALLSWKLAKMIEARDREQKKKQKRQENIAKAKRAKKD from the coding sequence ATGATTGATTTTCGAGCCTGGGCGGAGTACGTGGTAGAGTGGGCGGCCAAAGACCCCTACGGATTCCTCACCACTGTGATCCTCGCCCTGACGCCCCTCTTCATTGCCAGCGCCTTGCTGTCGTGGAAGCTTGCGAAGATGATTGAGGCCAGGGATCGCgaacagaagaagaagcagaagcgCCAGGAGAACATTGCGAAAGCCAAGCGGGCTAAGAAGGACTGA
- the krt1-c5 gene encoding keratin, type 1, gene c5: MTSALSMRSYSLGRQPSFSSMSLKDSGRVRSKASPITLSSISTLSLSRSQSVGNGLNSMGLSLNGFGTSASEKETMQGLNDRLASYLDKVRSLERSNADLEMKIKQLMIEKAPKGHDIDGMMAQAHAIGQELRKKTLENARIMLEIDNAKLAADDFRVKWEAEAALCQSVERDCLALRRAKSDHDQIIATLRGDLDSLKEELYFLRKNHDEEISTMKARLANEQVSVEVDAAKGPDLGLIMAELRSQYEGIAQKNKEDAEHWYLKKLEAVQSEVRESNEALRCAQGELNERRRFLQALEVELDSLRKQVGVLEGNLAETGVKYSQEMERLQSTLSQLEDELAQLRLEMQRTKTDYEQLLRIKQNLELEIATYRRLLEGEEMVKEVPPPKKEPEVRTRKIVKVVTQTMVNGKVVDESSEVEQIEDQKK, from the exons ATGACCTCAGCCCTCTCCATGCGCAGCTACTCTCTGGGACGTCAGCCCTCATTCTCTTCCATGTCTCTGAAGGACAGTGGCCGTGTCCGCTCCAAAGCTTCACCCATTACCCTCTCCTCCATTAGCACCCTGTCCCTCTCCCGCTCCCAGTCTGTGGGGAATGGGCTTAACTCCATGGGCCTATCTCTCAATGGTTTTGGAACCAGTGCCAGTGAAAAGGAGACCATGCAGGGGCTGAATGACCGGCTGGCCAGCTACCTAGACAAAGTGCGCTCCCTCGAAAGATCAAATGCTGACCTGGAGATGAAGATTAAGCAGCTAATGATTGAAAAGGCTCCAAAGGGCCATGACATTGATGGGATGATGGCTCAGGCACATGCTATTGGTCAGGAG TTGAGGAAAAAGACTCTGGAAAACGCCAGGATCATGCTGGAGATTGATAATGCCAAACTTGCCGCAGACGACTTCCGGGTTAA GTGGGAAGCAGAGGCTGCTCTCTGTCAGTCTGTAGAAAGGGACTGTCTGGCTCTGCGGAGGGCCAAATCTGACCACGACCAGATCATCGCCACTCTCAGAGGGGACCTGGACAGCCTCAAGGAGGAGCTTTATTTCTTAAGGAAGAACCATGACGAG GAGATAAGCACCATGAAGGCACGGCTGGCCAATGAGCAAGTCAGCGTGGAGGTTGATGCAGCCAAGGGTCCTGACCTGGGGCTCATCATGGCTGAGCTGAGGTCCCAGTACGAGGGCATTGCTCAGAAGAACAAAGAGGATGCCGAGCACTGGTACCTGAAGAAG CTGGAGGCAGTGCAGTCTGAGGTGAGGGAGAGCAACGAAGCTCTACGATGCGCCCAGGGTGAACTCAACGAGAGGCGGCGCTTCCTGCAGGCCCTGGAGGTGGAATTGGACAGCTTGCGCAAGCAG GTGGGCGTGCTGGAGGGCAACTTGGCGGAGACCGGCGTGAAGTACAGCCAGGAGATGGAGCGTCTGCAGAGCACGCTGTCGCAGCTCGAGGACGAGCTGGCCCAGCTGCGCCTGGAGATGCAGCGCACCAAGACCGACTATGAGCAGCTGCTGCGCATCAAGCAAAACCTGGAGCTGGAGATCGCCACGTACAGGAGGCTGCTGGAGGGAGAGGAAAT ggtGAAGGAAGTGCCTCCTCCCAAAA AAGAGCCTGAGGTAAGAACCAGGAAGATCGTGAAGGTGGTCACCCAGACCATGGTCAATGGCAAAGTGGTGGATGAGTCCAGTGAAGTGGAACAAATTGAAGACCAGAAGAAATGA